A stretch of the Kroppenstedtia eburnea genome encodes the following:
- a CDS encoding DUF3862 domain-containing protein, producing MFLLLGACVAVIGGGLGGTDTQADPSAKTEGDAPKSQESKEKPKKEEPKKDNEVTKAEYDQIKNGMSYQEVVNIIGFEGEENSQNEIGGTKTIMYTWMNPDGSNMNAMFQNDKLVQKAQFGLK from the coding sequence TTGTTTTTGCTTCTGGGAGCCTGTGTGGCCGTCATCGGCGGCGGATTGGGTGGTACAGACACCCAGGCGGATCCATCGGCCAAAACAGAAGGAGATGCACCAAAGTCTCAGGAATCCAAAGAAAAGCCGAAAAAAGAAGAACCGAAAAAGGATAATGAAGTAACCAAAGCGGAATACGATCAAATCAAGAACGGCATGAGCTACCAGGAAGTCGTCAACATCATCGGTTTTGAAGGTGAGGAAAACAGTCAAAACGAGATCGGCGGAACAAAAACCATTATGTACACCTGGATGAACCCCGACGGCTCCAACATGAATGCGATGTTTCAAAATGATAAACTGGTGCAAAAAGCACAATTCGGACTGAAATAA